From Mycolicibacterium nivoides, a single genomic window includes:
- a CDS encoding CaiB/BaiF CoA transferase family protein: protein MAGPMEGFRVVELGVWVAAPAAGALLADWGADVIKIEPPSGDPARTFGRMLGLDPDLGVAANPPFEMDNRSKRSVVLDLGTAEGRDTAGELLSTADVFLTNVRPAALRRLELDFETVAARNPRLVYGLITGYGLTGPEADRAAYDVAAFWARAGLADLLTRPGDTPPFQRGGMGDHSAGMTLAAAVCAALLARNRTGTGQLVSTSLYRQGAYTVSFDLNTVLMSGEQIAIGQREAMANPCMNNYTTGDGKRFWIVGLQGDRHWPALCRVVAREDWLTDARFATARDRYVNARELIADLDAIFAERPMEHWATLFDEEPDFFWSPINSLDDVIADEQFHAAGGIVEVPDGISTVPMVASPADFSATPWQPRMIAPALGAHTDEILAELRGGQDR, encoded by the coding sequence ATGGCGGGTCCGATGGAGGGATTTCGGGTCGTCGAGTTGGGTGTCTGGGTTGCCGCACCGGCGGCCGGAGCGCTCCTTGCCGACTGGGGCGCCGACGTCATCAAGATCGAACCGCCGTCGGGCGACCCGGCGAGAACCTTCGGCCGGATGCTCGGCCTGGATCCAGACCTGGGGGTGGCGGCCAACCCGCCCTTCGAGATGGACAACCGGTCCAAGCGCAGCGTCGTGCTCGACCTCGGTACCGCCGAGGGGCGGGACACTGCAGGCGAATTGCTCTCCACCGCAGACGTTTTCCTGACCAACGTGCGGCCCGCCGCGTTGCGGCGGCTGGAACTCGACTTCGAGACCGTCGCGGCCCGCAATCCACGCCTTGTGTACGGGTTGATCACCGGATACGGATTGACCGGACCCGAGGCGGACCGCGCGGCCTACGACGTCGCCGCGTTCTGGGCCCGCGCCGGGCTTGCCGACCTGCTCACCCGGCCCGGGGACACCCCGCCGTTCCAGCGCGGTGGGATGGGGGACCACTCCGCGGGGATGACGCTGGCGGCCGCGGTGTGCGCCGCGCTGCTGGCCCGAAACCGCACCGGGACCGGCCAATTGGTCAGCACCTCGCTGTACCGCCAGGGCGCCTACACCGTCAGCTTCGACCTCAACACCGTGCTGATGAGCGGTGAGCAGATCGCGATCGGTCAGCGTGAGGCGATGGCCAACCCGTGCATGAACAACTACACCACCGGTGACGGGAAACGGTTCTGGATCGTCGGGCTGCAGGGGGACCGGCACTGGCCCGCACTGTGTCGCGTGGTGGCCCGCGAAGACTGGCTGACCGACGCACGTTTCGCCACCGCGCGTGATCGATACGTCAACGCCCGCGAGCTGATCGCCGATCTGGACGCCATTTTCGCCGAGCGGCCAATGGAGCACTGGGCCACCCTGTTCGACGAGGAACCCGACTTCTTCTGGTCACCGATCAACAGTCTCGACGACGTGATCGCCGACGAGCAGTTCCACGCCGCGGGCGGCATTGTCGAAGTCCCCGACGGGATTTCGACGGTGCCGATGGTGGCCAGCCCGGCCGACTTCTCGGCCACCCCGTGGCAGCCGCGCATGATCGCCCCGGCGCTCGGCGCCCACACCGACGAGATCCTGGCCGAGCTGCGCGGTGGTCAGGATCGCTGA